A region from the Mycolicibacterium litorale genome encodes:
- a CDS encoding acyl-CoA dehydrogenase has protein sequence MPIAITEEHDALADSVRSLVARVAPSDVLHDALENPIPNPPPFWKAAAEQGLQGVHLTEAVGGQGYGILELAIVLAEFGYGAVPGPFVPSAIASALIAADDPDAKVLGELASGDVIAAYAIDSGLTATRHGDGLVVRGEVRAVPAAAQASLLVLPVAGLDDESSGEEWVVFDADQLEIEPVASVDPLRPVAHVRANAVEIGGDRVLRNLTRPLARALIVTLLSAEAIGVARWATDTAAAYAKIREQFGRPIGQFQAIKHKCADMIAQTERATAAVWDAARALDDVRENHSDEPHLEFAAAVAATLAPTAAQHCVQECIQVHGGIGFTWEHDTNVYYRRALVLAAAFGRRSDYPQQVVDTATTTGMRPITIDLDPDTEKLRDEIRAEVSALKALPREERTVAIAEGGWVVPHLPTPWGRGAGPVEQIIIAQEFASGRVKRPQMGIAAWLIPSIVAFGTEEQKQRFLPPTFRGEMIWCQLFSEPGAGSDLASLTTKATKVDGGWRITGQKIWTTGAQYSQWGALLARTDPSAPKHNGITYFLLDMNSEGVEVKPLRELTGNAMFNTVFIDDVFVPDELVLGEVNRGWEVSRNTLTNERVSIGSSEPPFLATLDGFVEFIRDGHFDQVGQNKAGVLIAEGHAAKLLNLRSTLLTLAGGDAMPSAAISKLLSMKTGQGYAEFAVSSFGTDGVIAEPDSLEFRWVEYLLGSRATTIYGGTSEVQLNIIAERLLGLPRDP, from the coding sequence ATGCCCATTGCAATCACCGAGGAACACGACGCCCTGGCCGATTCCGTGCGCTCCCTGGTCGCGCGCGTCGCGCCGTCCGACGTGCTCCACGATGCGCTCGAGAACCCGATCCCCAACCCGCCGCCGTTCTGGAAGGCCGCGGCCGAGCAGGGACTGCAGGGTGTCCACCTGACCGAGGCGGTGGGCGGACAGGGTTACGGCATCCTCGAACTGGCCATCGTGCTGGCCGAATTCGGCTACGGCGCGGTCCCAGGCCCGTTCGTGCCTTCGGCGATCGCCAGCGCGCTGATCGCCGCCGACGACCCCGACGCCAAGGTGCTGGGCGAGCTGGCCTCCGGTGACGTCATCGCCGCCTACGCGATCGACTCGGGCCTGACCGCCACCCGGCACGGCGACGGACTCGTTGTCCGCGGCGAGGTGCGTGCCGTCCCCGCCGCCGCCCAGGCCTCGCTCCTGGTGCTGCCGGTGGCCGGCCTCGACGACGAGAGCAGCGGTGAGGAGTGGGTGGTCTTCGACGCCGACCAGCTCGAGATCGAACCGGTCGCCAGCGTCGACCCGCTGCGCCCCGTCGCGCACGTGCGCGCCAACGCCGTCGAGATCGGCGGAGACCGGGTGCTGCGCAACCTGACCCGCCCGTTGGCCCGCGCGCTGATCGTCACGCTGCTGTCGGCCGAGGCGATCGGTGTGGCGCGCTGGGCGACCGACACCGCGGCCGCGTACGCGAAGATCCGGGAACAGTTCGGCAGGCCGATCGGGCAGTTTCAGGCCATCAAGCACAAGTGCGCCGACATGATCGCCCAAACCGAGCGCGCCACCGCCGCCGTGTGGGACGCCGCCCGCGCACTCGACGACGTCCGGGAAAACCATTCGGACGAACCACATCTCGAATTCGCCGCCGCGGTCGCCGCCACGCTGGCGCCGACCGCCGCACAGCACTGCGTGCAGGAGTGCATCCAGGTGCACGGCGGTATCGGGTTCACCTGGGAACACGACACCAACGTCTACTACCGGCGGGCACTGGTTCTCGCCGCCGCCTTCGGCCGCAGATCCGACTATCCGCAGCAGGTGGTCGACACCGCGACCACCACGGGAATGCGCCCCATCACCATCGACCTCGACCCCGACACCGAGAAGCTGCGCGACGAGATCCGCGCGGAGGTCTCGGCGCTCAAGGCGCTGCCGCGCGAGGAGCGCACCGTCGCGATCGCCGAGGGCGGTTGGGTGGTGCCGCACCTGCCCACCCCGTGGGGGCGCGGCGCCGGGCCGGTCGAGCAGATCATCATCGCCCAGGAGTTCGCGAGCGGCCGGGTCAAGCGGCCCCAGATGGGCATCGCAGCGTGGCTCATCCCATCCATCGTCGCGTTCGGCACCGAGGAACAGAAGCAGCGCTTCCTGCCGCCCACCTTCCGCGGCGAGATGATCTGGTGCCAGCTGTTCTCCGAACCGGGAGCCGGCTCGGATCTGGCCAGCCTGACCACCAAGGCCACCAAGGTCGACGGCGGCTGGCGGATCACCGGACAGAAGATCTGGACCACCGGTGCCCAATACTCGCAGTGGGGTGCGCTGCTGGCCCGGACGGACCCGAGCGCGCCGAAACACAATGGCATCACGTACTTCCTGCTCGACATGAACAGCGAAGGCGTCGAGGTCAAACCGCTGCGCGAACTGACCGGCAACGCGATGTTCAACACCGTCTTCATCGACGACGTGTTCGTACCCGACGAACTGGTCCTCGGTGAGGTCAACCGCGGGTGGGAGGTCAGCCGCAACACCCTCACCAACGAGCGGGTGTCGATCGGCAGCAGCGAGCCTCCGTTCCTGGCCACGCTCGACGGTTTCGTCGAGTTCATCCGCGACGGCCACTTCGATCAGGTCGGGCAGAACAAGGCCGGAGTGCTGATCGCCGAAGGGCACGCCGCCAAACTGCTGAATCTGCGCTCCACGCTGCTCACCCTCGCCGGCGGCGACGCGATGCCGTCAGCCGCGATCTCCAAGCTGCTGTCGATGAAGACCGGCCAGGGGTACGCGGAGTTCGCGGTGTCGTCCTTCGGCACCGACGGGGTGATCGCCGAACCGGACTCCCTGGAGTTCAGGTGGGTGGAATACCTGCTGGGCAGCCGGGCGACCACCATCTACGGCGGGACGTCGGAAGTGCAGCTCAACATCATCGCCGAACGGCTGCTCGGACTGCCGCGCGATCCGTAA
- a CDS encoding TetR/AcrR family transcriptional regulator, with the protein MGQVRPYRGVEAPERLAQRRRRFLEGGLDLLGSPDHDLAELTVRAICRQAGVAVRYFYECFADKDEFVAAVFDWVVNGIATTTQAAAAAAPPRAQSRAVMTDIVRTISEDPRIGRLLFSAQLSNAVVVRKRAESGALFAMLSGRHASAALRQSENDRIKAAAHFVVGGVGQTISAWLAGDVALDPDELVDQLTAMIDQLADPRLY; encoded by the coding sequence ATGGGACAGGTCCGGCCCTATCGCGGGGTGGAGGCTCCGGAACGCCTCGCGCAGCGCAGGCGGCGGTTCCTCGAAGGCGGCCTGGACCTGCTCGGGTCGCCCGACCACGATCTGGCCGAGCTGACCGTCCGCGCGATCTGCCGCCAGGCCGGGGTGGCAGTCCGCTACTTCTACGAGTGTTTCGCCGACAAGGACGAATTCGTCGCCGCGGTGTTCGACTGGGTGGTCAACGGGATCGCCACCACCACCCAGGCCGCGGCGGCCGCCGCACCGCCGCGGGCGCAGAGCCGCGCCGTGATGACCGACATCGTCCGCACCATCTCCGAGGACCCGCGCATCGGGCGGTTGCTGTTCAGCGCCCAGCTGTCCAACGCCGTGGTCGTGCGCAAACGCGCCGAGTCGGGGGCGTTGTTCGCCATGCTGTCCGGCCGGCATGCCAGCGCAGCGCTGCGCCAGTCGGAGAACGACCGCATCAAGGCCGCCGCGCATTTCGTGGTCGGCGGCGTCGGGCAGACGATCAGCGCGTGGCTGGCCGGCGACGTGGCGCTCGATCCCGACGAGCTCGTCGACCAGCTCACGGCGATGATCGACCAGCTGGCCGATCCGCGGCTGTACTGA
- a CDS encoding DUF6098 family protein yields MTMQPAPDPLPSIDSLDELADLVMRQPDVYLRYSEGPETDSDTTASCDYEADVLMPGLSVSAIAPEPWWPRPAQDWIARRIRQYAQLHEPGRFPWVLTGRVVGHGPDHEPLVTDIRPIAALGERTLKEAAARYQERFQVGRDSRTGQRPDC; encoded by the coding sequence ATGACGATGCAACCAGCACCGGATCCTTTACCGTCGATCGACTCGCTCGACGAGCTCGCGGATCTGGTGATGCGCCAACCGGATGTGTATCTGCGGTATTCGGAGGGACCCGAGACCGACAGCGACACGACCGCCAGCTGTGACTACGAAGCGGACGTGCTGATGCCGGGACTGTCCGTGAGTGCCATCGCACCGGAGCCGTGGTGGCCGCGGCCGGCCCAGGACTGGATCGCCAGGCGGATCAGGCAGTACGCCCAACTGCACGAACCCGGCAGGTTCCCCTGGGTGCTGACCGGCCGCGTGGTCGGGCACGGACCGGACCACGAACCCCTGGTGACAGACATCCGCCCGATCGCCGCGCTCGGCGAACGGACGTTGAAGGAGGCGGCCGCCCGCTACCAGGAGCGGTTCCAGGTGGGCCGGGACTCACGCACCGGCCAGCGGCCCGACTGCTGA
- a CDS encoding acyl carrier protein: MATGETGFDDVTFDLISVQYHSLKAGHDYGQYVRDARNAGLDDVASFFEQVMSEDSDRARRCHEFLGKLQGSSAAGPATS, translated from the coding sequence ATGGCTACCGGAGAAACCGGCTTCGACGACGTGACCTTCGATCTGATCTCGGTGCAGTACCACTCACTGAAGGCCGGACACGACTACGGCCAGTACGTGCGGGATGCGCGCAACGCGGGCCTCGACGACGTGGCGTCGTTCTTCGAACAGGTGATGTCCGAGGACTCCGACCGCGCCCGACGCTGCCACGAATTCCTCGGCAAACTGCAGGGTTCGTCCGCAGCGGGTCCCGCGACCAGTTGA
- a CDS encoding heavy metal translocating P-type ATPase: MSTVAPVTGSRIELEIGGMTCASCANRIERRLNKLDGIAATVNYATEKATVAVPEGYDPALLVAEVEKTGYTAALPVAENRAGNATADDGRDADPELTELRNRLIGAVALSVPVIAMAMAPALQFTYWQWASLALAAPVIVWAAWPFHRAAWANLRHGTATMDTLISMGTLSAFAWSLYALFFGTAGTPGMTHPFELTLQPSDGSANVYLEVASGVTMFILAGRWFEKRSKRQAGAALRALLELGAREVSVLRGGVETKVPVERLAVGDEFVVRPGEKIATDGVVVSGTSAVDESMLTGESVPVEVGAGDAVTGATVNSGGRLVVRATRIGSDTQLAQMARLVEDAQTGKAEVQRLADRISGVFVPVVITIAAIALGAWLGAGFPVAAAFTAAVAVLVIACPCALGLATPTALLVGTGRGAQMGILIKGPEVLESTRKVDTVVLDKTGTVTTGKMTLVDVITEPGTDRVELLRLAGALEDASEHPIAQAIANAAVRETGPLCPVEDFANVEGNGVRGIVDGHAVVVGRESLLTDWSQHLSRHVSLIKAQAERQGKTVVAVGWDGQARGVLIVADTVKPTSAQAVSQMRRLGLTPVLLTGDNKAVAEQIAAEVGIDQVIAEVMPADKLEVVTRLQAEGKTVAMVGDGINDAPALARADLGIAMGTGTDVAIEASDITLVRGDLTSAVDAIRLSRRTLATIKGNLFWAFAYNVAAIPVAASGMLNPMLAGAAMAFSSVFVVANSLRLRGFTSAARH, encoded by the coding sequence ATGAGCACAGTCGCGCCCGTTACGGGCTCAAGGATCGAGTTGGAGATCGGTGGGATGACGTGCGCTTCGTGCGCCAATCGCATCGAACGCAGATTGAACAAGCTCGACGGCATAGCCGCCACAGTGAACTACGCCACTGAGAAGGCGACCGTCGCGGTGCCAGAAGGTTACGACCCGGCCTTACTGGTGGCCGAGGTCGAAAAGACCGGATACACCGCGGCACTACCAGTCGCCGAGAATCGCGCCGGAAACGCCACCGCCGACGATGGCCGCGATGCCGACCCGGAACTGACGGAGTTGCGAAACCGGTTGATAGGTGCGGTGGCGTTATCGGTACCCGTCATCGCGATGGCGATGGCTCCCGCGCTGCAGTTCACCTATTGGCAGTGGGCGTCGTTGGCGCTTGCCGCACCTGTGATCGTTTGGGCAGCTTGGCCTTTCCACCGAGCAGCGTGGGCCAATCTCCGCCACGGCACCGCCACGATGGACACCCTCATTTCCATGGGCACGCTCAGCGCGTTCGCGTGGTCGCTGTACGCGCTTTTCTTCGGGACCGCCGGCACACCTGGGATGACTCACCCCTTCGAGTTGACGTTGCAACCCTCCGACGGGTCAGCCAACGTCTATCTCGAGGTCGCCTCTGGCGTGACGATGTTCATCCTCGCGGGCCGCTGGTTCGAAAAGCGATCCAAACGACAGGCCGGTGCGGCGTTACGTGCGCTATTGGAATTGGGCGCCAGAGAGGTGTCGGTTCTGCGCGGCGGTGTGGAAACCAAGGTCCCGGTCGAGCGGTTGGCTGTCGGAGACGAGTTCGTGGTGCGGCCGGGTGAGAAGATCGCCACCGACGGTGTGGTGGTCTCTGGCACCTCGGCGGTCGATGAATCGATGCTGACCGGGGAATCGGTACCCGTCGAGGTGGGGGCCGGCGACGCGGTGACCGGTGCCACCGTCAATTCCGGTGGGCGGCTGGTGGTGCGGGCCACCCGGATCGGGTCTGACACCCAACTGGCGCAAATGGCCAGACTCGTCGAGGACGCACAAACCGGAAAGGCCGAGGTGCAGCGGCTCGCTGACCGGATATCCGGGGTGTTCGTCCCCGTCGTCATCACGATCGCCGCGATCGCGCTCGGCGCGTGGCTCGGTGCCGGGTTCCCGGTGGCCGCGGCCTTCACCGCCGCCGTGGCCGTTCTGGTGATCGCCTGCCCTTGCGCACTGGGTCTGGCAACGCCGACTGCGCTGCTCGTCGGCACCGGCCGCGGCGCCCAGATGGGGATCCTCATCAAGGGCCCCGAGGTGCTGGAATCCACCCGCAAGGTCGACACTGTCGTGCTCGACAAGACCGGCACGGTGACCACCGGCAAGATGACGCTCGTCGACGTCATCACCGAACCCGGAACCGATCGGGTCGAGTTGCTGCGCCTGGCCGGTGCTCTGGAGGACGCCTCGGAACACCCCATCGCCCAAGCCATCGCGAACGCCGCCGTGCGGGAGACCGGGCCGTTGTGCCCCGTCGAGGACTTCGCCAACGTCGAGGGTAACGGGGTACGAGGAATCGTCGACGGACACGCGGTAGTGGTCGGGCGTGAGTCGCTGCTCACCGACTGGTCCCAACACCTGAGCCGGCACGTGTCGCTGATCAAGGCGCAGGCCGAGCGCCAGGGCAAGACCGTTGTCGCCGTCGGATGGGACGGACAGGCCCGTGGCGTGCTCATCGTCGCCGATACGGTCAAACCGACCAGCGCACAGGCTGTCTCCCAGATGCGTCGACTGGGGTTGACGCCGGTGCTGCTGACCGGTGACAACAAGGCGGTCGCCGAGCAGATCGCCGCCGAGGTCGGTATCGATCAGGTGATCGCCGAAGTGATGCCCGCGGACAAGCTCGAGGTCGTGACCCGGCTGCAAGCTGAAGGCAAGACCGTGGCCATGGTCGGCGACGGCATCAACGACGCGCCGGCACTGGCCCGAGCCGACCTGGGCATCGCGATGGGAACCGGCACCGACGTCGCCATCGAAGCCTCCGACATCACCTTGGTACGGGGTGATCTCACGAGCGCCGTAGACGCCATCCGGTTGTCACGCAGAACACTGGCCACGATCAAGGGCAACCTGTTCTGGGCATTCGCCTACAACGTCGCCGCAATCCCGGTCGCGGCCTCCGGCATGCTCAATCCCATGCTCGCCGGCGCAGCGATGGCATTTTCCAGTGTCTTCGTCGTGGCCAACAGCCTGAGGCTACGCGGATTCACCAGCGCGGCACGCCACTGA
- a CDS encoding DUF4193 domain-containing protein: MTVDYDAPRRKQEDLETDSLDELPVPRNDARTAVLDLEDADPVESIDLPGADLSGEELTVRVIPKQADEFTCSSCFLVFHRSRLARNAGDALICADCA; this comes from the coding sequence ATGACCGTTGACTACGACGCCCCTCGCCGTAAGCAGGAAGACCTGGAGACCGACTCGCTCGACGAACTGCCGGTGCCGCGCAACGACGCGCGCACCGCGGTCCTCGACCTGGAGGACGCCGACCCGGTCGAGTCCATCGACCTCCCCGGCGCCGACCTGTCCGGGGAAGAGCTCACCGTGCGGGTCATCCCGAAGCAGGCCGACGAGTTCACCTGCTCGAGTTGTTTCCTCGTGTTCCACCGCAGCCGGCTCGCCCGCAACGCCGGCGACGCGTTGATCTGCGCCGACTGCGCCTGA
- a CDS encoding oxygenase MpaB family protein, which translates to MTVSEPIPHVERPVSAPAHPDARTARPALGRRAASMDDGLMGVALLAGPANVIMQLARPGVGYGVLESRVESGRVDLHPIKRARTTFTYLAVATRGSDAQKAAFRRAVNKAHAQVYSTDESPVKYHAFDKDLQLWVAACLYKGAVDVYRLFVGEMDEQAAEEHYRESATMGTTLQVPPEMWPADRAAFDEYWQESLEKVHIDDTVREYLYPIAASRLRGLTLPGPLQRRNEELALLITTGFLPQRFRDEMRLPWDAERQRRFDRLIGVLRTVNNLLPRVVRQFPFNVLLMDLDRRIRTGRPLI; encoded by the coding sequence ATGACGGTCAGCGAACCGATCCCGCACGTCGAACGCCCGGTCAGCGCACCGGCCCACCCGGACGCGCGCACCGCACGCCCCGCACTCGGACGGCGCGCCGCCAGCATGGACGACGGGCTGATGGGCGTCGCGCTCCTGGCAGGGCCCGCGAACGTGATCATGCAGTTGGCCCGGCCCGGGGTCGGCTACGGAGTGCTGGAGAGCCGCGTCGAGAGCGGCCGCGTCGACCTGCATCCGATCAAGCGCGCCCGCACCACCTTCACCTATCTGGCCGTCGCCACTCGGGGGAGCGACGCCCAGAAGGCGGCGTTCCGCCGCGCGGTGAACAAGGCGCACGCGCAGGTGTACTCGACCGACGAGAGCCCGGTGAAATACCACGCGTTCGACAAGGATCTGCAGCTGTGGGTCGCGGCCTGCCTCTACAAGGGCGCCGTCGACGTCTACCGGCTGTTCGTCGGCGAGATGGACGAGCAGGCCGCCGAGGAGCACTACCGCGAGAGCGCGACGATGGGCACCACGCTGCAGGTGCCGCCGGAGATGTGGCCCGCCGACCGCGCGGCGTTCGACGAATACTGGCAGGAGTCGCTCGAGAAGGTCCACATCGACGACACCGTCCGCGAATACCTCTATCCGATCGCCGCGTCGCGCCTGCGCGGGCTGACGCTGCCGGGGCCGCTGCAGCGGCGGAACGAGGAACTGGCCCTGCTGATCACGACCGGCTTCCTGCCGCAGCGCTTCCGCGACGAGATGCGGCTGCCGTGGGACGCCGAGCGGCAGCGCCGGTTCGACCGGTTGATCGGTGTCCTGCGTACCGTCAACAACCTGCTGCCGCGGGTCGTGCGGCAGTTCCCGTTCAACGTGCTGCTGATGGATCTGGATCGGCGTATCCGTACAGGGCGTCCACTGATCTGA
- a CDS encoding ADP-ribosylglycohydrolase family protein yields METTTLRSRIRAGLLTYAAGDAAGVPWEGCRAEEVYRPGIDELPRRGDWPPGATSDDTALTLLVAEYLRDRGAVVDETDFLTRLATAAPGIRGIGPSTQAAVDRFRAGGTTRAERGDTNGAAMRALPIGWAVADADLRRTVTTGLSWTTHGAAPAIAAACIAAAMASAALDGASPLDAVPTETNWAETEFGIDLTPVRRAGAGDWWPHRNGVGLYALDTVAAVVGVVRHATEHRLTVADALRHAVSLGGDTDTVAAIAGGILGGREPGTPEIPWLDRVDLPDSAVIDDLSAALAALRSSTS; encoded by the coding sequence GTGGAGACGACGACGCTTCGCTCCCGCATCCGGGCGGGACTGCTGACGTATGCCGCCGGGGATGCGGCCGGCGTGCCCTGGGAGGGCTGCCGCGCCGAGGAGGTGTACCGCCCCGGCATCGACGAACTGCCCCGCCGCGGCGACTGGCCACCGGGCGCCACCTCGGACGACACCGCGCTGACCCTGCTGGTCGCGGAGTATCTGCGTGACCGCGGAGCGGTCGTCGACGAGACCGACTTCCTGACCCGCCTCGCCACCGCCGCACCGGGGATCCGGGGGATCGGCCCCAGCACCCAGGCGGCCGTCGACCGCTTCCGGGCCGGCGGCACGACACGCGCCGAGCGGGGGGACACCAACGGTGCGGCGATGCGCGCGCTCCCGATCGGGTGGGCCGTCGCCGACGCCGATCTGCGCCGCACGGTCACCACCGGCCTGTCATGGACCACGCACGGGGCCGCTCCGGCGATCGCCGCCGCGTGTATCGCGGCGGCGATGGCCTCGGCCGCGCTGGACGGTGCCTCACCGCTCGACGCCGTGCCGACCGAAACAAACTGGGCCGAAACCGAATTCGGAATCGACCTGACACCGGTGCGGCGTGCCGGCGCGGGCGACTGGTGGCCGCATCGCAACGGGGTCGGCCTCTATGCCCTCGACACCGTCGCCGCCGTGGTGGGCGTGGTGCGGCATGCCACCGAGCACCGGCTCACCGTCGCCGACGCGCTGCGCCACGCGGTGTCGCTCGGCGGTGACACCGACACCGTCGCGGCGATCGCCGGCGGCATACTCGGCGGACGTGAGCCGGGCACGCCGGAGATCCCGTGGCTGGACCGCGTCGATCTCCCGGACAGCGCCGTGATCGACGACCTCAGCGCCGCGCTCGCGGCGCTGAGGTCGTCGACGAGCTGA
- a CDS encoding class I SAM-dependent methyltransferase — MRHDNDSWDITTSVGSTALFVAASRALEARKAEPLAVDPYAEVFCRAVGGEWADLFDRVDADPKPEHILHSPFGEQFVNFQGARTKYFDTYFAAASAAGVRQIVLLAAGLDSRAYRLPWPDGTVVYELDQPQVLEFKRRVLAEHGDEPTAQRREIAVDLRDDWPAALTAGGFDPGAPSAWLAEGLLMYLPAAAQEGLFAGIDALSARGSWVAVEESVPLPDEVFESKREEERAAGNEGSFFTLIYNQRHAPAEKWFGARGWVAEPTPLADCLDRAGRPLPAEDPEVGAMISAIRLVTATRP; from the coding sequence GTGCGTCACGACAACGACTCCTGGGACATCACCACCAGCGTCGGCTCCACTGCGCTGTTCGTCGCGGCGTCGCGGGCGCTCGAGGCCCGCAAGGCCGAACCGCTCGCGGTCGACCCGTATGCGGAGGTGTTCTGCCGGGCGGTCGGCGGCGAATGGGCCGACCTGTTCGACCGCGTAGATGCCGATCCGAAGCCCGAGCACATCCTGCACTCGCCGTTCGGTGAGCAGTTCGTGAACTTCCAGGGCGCGCGCACGAAGTACTTCGACACCTATTTCGCCGCGGCCTCGGCGGCGGGGGTGCGGCAGATCGTCCTGCTGGCGGCGGGACTCGATTCGCGCGCCTACCGCCTGCCGTGGCCGGACGGCACCGTCGTCTACGAACTCGACCAGCCACAGGTGCTGGAGTTCAAACGCCGGGTGCTCGCCGAACACGGCGACGAACCGACGGCGCAGCGCCGAGAAATCGCGGTCGATCTCCGCGACGACTGGCCAGCGGCCCTCACCGCAGGGGGATTCGATCCGGGCGCCCCCTCGGCGTGGCTGGCCGAGGGATTGCTGATGTACCTGCCCGCCGCCGCGCAGGAGGGGCTGTTCGCCGGAATCGACGCGCTGTCGGCCCGGGGTAGCTGGGTCGCCGTCGAGGAGTCGGTGCCGCTGCCCGACGAGGTGTTCGAGTCCAAACGGGAGGAGGAGCGGGCCGCAGGCAACGAGGGCTCCTTCTTCACCCTGATCTACAACCAGCGCCACGCCCCGGCCGAGAAGTGGTTCGGCGCGCGCGGGTGGGTGGCCGAGCCGACTCCGCTCGCGGATTGCCTGGATCGCGCGGGGCGTCCGCTGCCCGCCGAGGACCCCGAGGTCGGTGCGATGATCAGCGCGATCCGGCTGGTCACCGCGACCAGGCCGTGA
- the eccA gene encoding type VII secretion AAA-ATPase EccA — METPTDTLAAPRTASARVDRDVVSRFATCCRALGLTVNDRQRPADLASARTGFAALTHIAHDQCDAWTGLAAAGDVTARVVEAIWSTRASAGALQRHVELAPGALGFHYDSGLYLQFRAAEPDDFQLAYAAALCDNGAYADADALVGELIERRPGWPQARWLKVAIHYRTQRWSDVVRLLTPVVNDASLDATYAHAARITLGIALARLGMFAPAMSYLAEPAGPVAVAAVDGGLAKGLTLRAQGEEEDAAEVLQELYAANPENAEIEAALTDPTFGLVTTTAARIEARANPWDPETEPGESEFVDPGAKDRKAHLLIEAEAELAEFIGLEEVKYQVARLKSSVAMAIRRQERGLAVAQRTNHLVFAGPPGTGKTTIARVVAKIYCGLGLLRKETVREVHRADLIGQHIGETEAKTNAIIDAALDGVLFLDEAYALVSTGAKNDFGLVAIDTLLARMENDRDRLVVIIAGYRKDLDMFLDANEGLRSRFTRSIDFPSYSPGELVEMAVRMAEKRDSVFEPAAHDDMEKLFARLAESSSPDANGVDRRSLDIAGNGRFVRNLVERSEEEREYRLDHTPRTGGTTAEADDFTDEELMTITVDDVRKSAEPLLRGLGLTVSA; from the coding sequence ATGGAAACGCCTACTGACACGCTCGCGGCGCCGAGAACCGCGTCTGCCCGGGTCGACCGTGACGTGGTCAGCCGGTTTGCCACCTGTTGCCGTGCGCTGGGTCTGACGGTCAACGACCGGCAGCGGCCCGCCGACCTCGCTTCGGCCCGCACCGGATTCGCCGCCCTGACCCATATCGCGCACGATCAGTGCGATGCGTGGACCGGCCTGGCCGCCGCCGGCGACGTCACCGCCCGGGTCGTCGAGGCGATCTGGTCGACCCGCGCCAGCGCGGGTGCGTTGCAGCGGCACGTCGAACTCGCCCCCGGCGCGCTGGGCTTCCACTACGACAGCGGGCTCTACCTCCAGTTCCGGGCCGCCGAGCCCGACGACTTCCAGCTCGCCTACGCGGCGGCGCTCTGCGACAACGGGGCGTACGCCGACGCCGACGCGCTGGTCGGTGAGCTGATCGAGAGGCGTCCCGGCTGGCCGCAGGCCCGGTGGCTGAAGGTGGCGATCCACTACCGCACCCAGCGCTGGTCGGACGTCGTCCGGCTGCTGACACCCGTGGTCAACGATGCGTCGCTGGACGCGACGTACGCGCATGCCGCGCGGATCACCCTCGGTATCGCGCTGGCCCGGCTGGGCATGTTCGCCCCGGCGATGTCCTATCTCGCCGAGCCGGCCGGACCGGTCGCCGTCGCCGCGGTCGACGGCGGGCTGGCCAAAGGCCTCACCCTGCGCGCCCAGGGGGAGGAGGAAGACGCCGCCGAGGTGCTGCAGGAGCTCTACGCGGCGAACCCCGAGAACGCCGAGATCGAAGCCGCGCTGACCGATCCGACGTTCGGTCTGGTGACCACCACCGCGGCCCGGATCGAGGCGCGCGCCAATCCGTGGGATCCGGAGACCGAACCGGGTGAGTCGGAGTTCGTCGACCCCGGCGCGAAGGACCGCAAAGCCCACCTGCTGATCGAGGCCGAAGCCGAGCTGGCCGAATTCATCGGGCTCGAAGAGGTCAAGTACCAGGTGGCCCGGCTCAAGAGCTCGGTGGCGATGGCCATCCGCCGCCAGGAACGCGGTCTCGCCGTCGCCCAGCGCACCAACCACCTCGTGTTCGCGGGCCCTCCCGGCACCGGTAAGACGACGATCGCGCGCGTCGTCGCGAAGATCTACTGCGGGCTGGGTCTGCTGCGCAAGGAGACCGTGCGCGAGGTGCACCGCGCCGACCTGATCGGTCAGCACATCGGTGAGACCGAGGCCAAGACCAACGCGATCATCGACGCCGCACTCGACGGCGTGTTGTTCCTGGACGAGGCCTATGCGCTGGTGTCGACCGGCGCCAAGAACGACTTCGGGTTGGTCGCCATCGACACCCTGCTGGCCCGGATGGAGAACGACCGCGACCGGCTGGTCGTGATCATCGCGGGGTACCGCAAAGACCTCGACATGTTCCTCGACGCCAACGAGGGTCTGCGGTCGCGGTTCACCCGCAGCATCGACTTCCCCTCGTACTCACCGGGTGAGCTCGTCGAGATGGCCGTGCGCATGGCGGAGAAGCGCGACAGCGTCTTCGAACCGGCGGCCCACGACGACATGGAGAAGTTGTTCGCCCGACTGGCCGAATCGTCGAGCCCGGACGCCAACGGTGTCGACCGGCGCAGCCTGGACATCGCCGGTAACGGCCGGTTCGTCCGCAACCTGGTCGAGCGGTCCGAGGAAGAGCGCGAATACCGCTTGGATCACACCCCGCGGACTGGCGGTACCACCGCCGAAGCCGACGACTTCACCGACGAGGAACTGATGACCATCACTGTCGACGACGTCCGCAAGTCGGCCGAACCGCTGCTACGCGGACTCGGGTTGACGGTGTCGGCATGA